The genomic interval CCTTGAAAGTACAGCCGGGAAATAAAGATGCACTCTTCAACAAGCAGTTGCTGGAGGAGCTGTTGCGACAGCAGCAGAAAAAAGAGCAGGGTGAAGGTGCGGGTGGCTCACGGGATGAGAATGGTGAACGGCCACAGCAGGATAAGCAGGGAGAGCATGGCGAAGGGGAGCAGAACGAAAGCAAGGAACAAAGTTCACCTGCCGACTCATCAACCGGGGAAAAGGAGAAGACGAATGCCTCTCAGAGCGATGAGGGGAGTAATGAAAATAGTGCCGATGGTAAACAGCACTCCCAAGAGGAGGATGAGAGTGCAGCTCAGGAACATGGAAATGCTGATTCTCCCGATTCGTTAGGGCGGGAAGAGCAGAATGAAACATCTCGGGATTCAGCTGCGGCTGCACGCAGAGATGTTGAACCGTCAAAGGAGAGGGGGAAGCCGACCGAAAAACGGCATGGTATTGCGGGTGACCAGTCTCCATTGAAGGAGCGTGATCTCGCACTCGAGCAGTGGTTGCGGCAGGTGCCGGATGACCCTGCAGGACTGTTGCGGCGGAAATTTATGTTGGAGCACCTACAGCGACAGCGGGGTGAAGAGTGATGAGAAGAGGTCAGTTCCTATTATTTGTCGGGCTGCTGCTTATTCTGCTAACGATGGCCCTGAGTACTGCTCAGGCTGCCGTGGATGCCTCTCTTGATCGTCAGGTGATAAGAGAGGGTGAGACAGTGCAACTTACTCTGGAAGTGGAGGGTCAGAGCAACAGCCAACCCGATACCTCACCACTGGAAAGGGACTTTGATCTGCTCGGCACCAGCAGCAGTAGCCAGCTGAGTATAGTCAATGGCCGTGCCGATGCCCGTACTCGCTGGGCAATTACGCTTAGCCCAAAACGGATGGGTGAGCTGGAGATCCCTCCTCTGCCGATCGGTTCTCAGCAAAGCCCTGCCCTGAAGTTGAAAGTTGAGAAGGCTTCAGCCCCCGCACTGGGTGACCATGCAGATATATTTATCGAGAGTGAGGCGCTGTCGACAAACCCTTATGTGCAGGCACAGCTGCTGTTACGGGTTCGGCTTTTTCATGGTGTCGATATCAACGAGGGTTCACTTAGCGATCCATCGGCCGAGCAGGTGCTGGTGCAACGTATCGGCAAAGACCGTCGCTTCACTACCTATCGGGGTGGGCGTAAATATCAGGTATTTGAGCGCCTCTATGCACTCTTTCCTCAATCCAGTGGTCAGATGGAGATTGCAGCGCCGGTGTTCGACGGTCAAGTACCTGATCGTCGTCGACAGCGTTCACGTTCAGGGCGTATCTTTGGTAACGACCCCTTTGGTGACCTCTTTCCCACTACCAAGAAGGTGAGGGTGCGAGGTAAATCGCTGGCGATAGAGGTGCGGCCTCAGCCTGAGGCTGCAAGCGGAAAATATTGGCTACCGGCGACAGCGGTTGAGATGAGTGAGAGTTGGAGTGATGAGGGGGATGAAATTCGGGTGGGTGATCCTTTGACCCGAACTCTGTCGTTGACGGTGCGGGGGCTGACAGCGGCGCAACTACCTGATCTGACAGAGATATTACCGGCAGGGGTCAATAGCTATCCGGATAAGGCTGAGCTGACAACCGAAACTGAGGGTGACAAGGGAGTTATCGGGCGGCGGCAGCAGAAAATTGCCTATATTCCCACCCGCCCGGGTTCCCTGGAGTTGCCTGGGGTGGTGGTGGAGTGGTGGGACGTCGAAAATGACCGGCTGGAACGGCGTGTTCTGCCCGCTCGTCGTCTGCAGGTGGTGCCGGCTACTGATACGCCGATAGCGGCCGAGCCACCCGCCGACGAATCAGTAACCTCTGGATCGTTGCCGCTATCGGTATCCTCATCATCACCTGCCGGTTTGAGTACAGTGGTGTCTGGGGCAGCTCCCGGCTACTGGCCCTGGATCGCTGCTCTCTTTGCTCTGGCCTGGCTGATTACACTGTTGCTATGGTGGCGGAGTGGCTCATCCGACGATCAAAGTATCGAATCTGATAGTCTGCCGGCAGTGGATAGTGCGGCTGCTCGCAAGCGCTTCAGAACAGCCTGTGGTCGCAATGACCCTGGTGGCGCACGTGCTGCTTTGATCGCCTGGGGGAGGGCGGAGTGGTCTAAAGCCCTGCCTTCCGGGCTCGGTGATGTAGCGGAGCGGTTTGAAGATGTGGAGGTGCGAGAGCTTATTCTGCAGCTTGATCGCCACCTCTACGGAGGAGATGGTAGCTGGGATGGCACGAGGCTGTTATCAGCTGTAAAAAAACTACCGCCTGCTAAGCCGCATGTAGTTGATGATTCAAGCAGACTTCCACCGCTCTATCCGAAGAAAAGTCACCTCTGAGCGGAACTGCTCTGGTGTACATGCGATAGTCTGAAGACAGAATATAGGGGATGGGAGAGCATATTCGGTAGATGGATGCCTCGAGTGCCGGCTGTGGTAACCCCGTGGAACAAAGAGATCACAGGCATGGGCGGCATTGCCGCGCCTTATAAATATATCTCTTCAAACCTCTGAAAAATCAGTTGGTTACTTCCTTATCCATCAGAAAAATATTAATTAATCATACGCTATAGTTTATTGATTGCCATCTGACGGCGGGCTATGATCGGAAGCGTATAGTGGAAAACCATAGTATGTGTGACAGCTTTCCGCTATTGGTTTGGCCGTGCGGTTTCTCTTGTGCCTGAAGTGCCGGAGATGGAAGTAGGCATATGCAAGTCGTGTCAAATCACTTGAGGCTGTGCGCCATAGCTAGCGGGAATTAATCATGATGCTGCTGTGTAGAGATATTAGAGCCGACTTTCAGACGGTTGCCGTGTAGACCTTTCAACTTGTTGTTCCAGTTGAGGAAAGTGCTCATTTTGACATAGCTCATATCGTCAGTTGTGTCAGGGCGGCTAGGATAGCCTAAGATAGTCAGGTCCGACTCGCCAACCACATTGGTGTTTACCTGCAGGGGACGTAATGCTGAATCCCGGTGATATGGGGTGGCATTAAATCAGAAATAGTAAAGAGGTTGCGGAATGAGAAGAATAATCAAAGCCATGACAGTGATGCTGATTATTATGTTTGCGCTGGGGATTGGCACAGTACATGCGAACATTGATAAGGCATCAGTGACCGCAGAAAAAACGTCCGTCAAGAAGATTCCGAATAAAAAATGCAATAAGTGCCACGCCGATGATGATGAGGATGAGCAGGTCTGGGAGTATGACGATGGCACGACCAAGTTTATCTACGTCGACCCTGAACTGTTCGAGCACAGTGTGCATGGCAAGGAGAATTGTAACGGTTGCCACACCAATGTCAGCCTGAGAAAAGGTGAGCATGACGAAAAGATACCAGTTGTCGTCAGCTGTGTGCGTTGCCATCAGGAGACGGCGGAAGAGGAAAAAGATAGTCAGGACCCCAAGCATAAACGATTGGATACCGTGCTGGAGCAGGTTGAAAGCTATATGCATTCGGTTCATGCCCGTCCCAGTCTCGATGATCAATCCAAAACCAACGCGACCTGCTACGACTGCCATGATGCCCCCCACAATATCGGCACGCTGGGTAGCAAGCAGCGTGCTGAACATCGCCTGAGGAATCCGGAGGTTTGTGGCAAATGCCATGAAGAGCAGAAGAATGCCTACATGACCTCTATCCACGGTAAAGAGGTGATGGATAAAAAGAACGGTGAAGCTGCTGTCTGTTCAGATTGTCACTCCACCCACAATATTGAATCAACGGAAGAAGATTCAATGAAGCTCGCTATCACACAAAATTGCGGCGGCTGTCACGAAGATTCACTGAATACCTATATGTCTTCATACCATGGTCAGGTTAACCGGCTGGGCTACACTCATACCGCAAAATGTTACGATTGCCATGGTGGTCACGAACTGAAAAAGATTGATGATCCAACCTCAACCGTACACCTGGATAATAGGCTGGAGACCTGCCAGAAGTGTCATGAGGATGCACCGCAAGGATTTCTTGGCTTTCATGCCCATGGCAACGCCGATGATTTCGATCGTTACCCTGGTATATGGATAACTACAAAATTCATGCAGGCCTTGATAGTCGTGGTGTTCCTGTTCTTCTGGACCCATGTCATGTTCTGGTTCTACAGAGAGTATCAGGATCGTAAGCAAGGCAAAGGCTATACTCCTCCAGTGGGTGTAGAGGAGACGGTCTATGTCCGACGCTTCACTGTTGCCTGGCGTATCATTCACCTGCTGTTTGCGCTAAGCACCATGACACTGGTCTTGACCGGCTCCACCCTGCTGTTCTCTCATACGGATTGGGCGCCGGTTGTTATCAACTTGTTGGGCGGTCCCCAGATCGAAGCGATTATTCACCGCACAGCGGCGACCATCTGGTTGAGTGTGTTTGCGGCACATGTCCTCATTGCCGGCTACAACGTCTTCGTTGTCAACCGAAAGAGTTTCCGCTGGTTTGGTCCGACATCGCTGATACCTAATTGGCAGGATTGGGATGATCTCAAAGCGATGTTCCGCTGGTTCATTGGCAAGGCTGAACGTCCCAGCTTCGACCGTTGGTCCTATTGGCAGAAGTTTGACTACTGGGCCCCCTTCTGGGGTGCGGCAGTTATTGGTTTCAGCGGGTTGATGCTTTTCTTCCCGACGAAAACAGCTATTGTTTTGCCTGGATTTGTCTTCAATATAGCGACAATCATCCATGCGGAAGAGGCCCTGTTGGCCACCATATTCCTGTTCACCGTGCATTTCTTCAATGCTCACTTCCGTCCGGACAAGTTCCCGATGAGTACGACTATATTCACGGGTGCCGTGCCGCTTGAGGAGTTCAAGCACGAGCATAAGTTGGAATACGAGCGCCTGGAAAAGAGTGGAGAGCTTGAGAAGTATTTGGTGAGTAAACCATCAAAGAGAATGCGGAGCGGTTCAAATATCCTCGCCGTAATCTTGATCATCTTCGGCATAACACTGTTGACACTGGTGTCGATTGGTTTCCTCAGCTCTTAAAGTAGTTCATCGAAATTATTTGGACGGGGCATGCCCCGTCCATAAGTGTATAGAAGTGTGGTCAGCCAGTAGTCGCTTCTTACTGATAGCACCTGAGCAAGTTATTCAATCAGGTGTAGAGTAGTTATATGTATAGATTATTGATTATCTATTATTACTAGCCGCTAACTAAAGTGAAGCCTATGTATCGTTTAACAATAACATTCAGTTTATGTCTGATTTTTTCTGCTGCTTGCAACGCAGACGCTGAAGTAAAACAAAAGAGGGTAGATGAGGCAGCCGAGCAGGCAATCAATGCCGTGCCTGATCTTGAAAACGGAAGAAGGTTATATCGTAATTGTGCGGTATGTCATACCCCAGAGGGTTGGGGATCACCTTCGGGGCACTACCCTCAAATTGCGGGCCAGCATCGCAGCGTGATTGTGAAGCAACTGGCCGATATCCACAAAGGTAACCGTGATAATCCCACCATGATGCCTTTTACAACACCTCTGTTTAGGAAAGGCACCCAGGCTCTGGCTGATATATCCGCCTATATAGAACAGCTACCGATGGTTCCCAATAATAGTATCGGTAATGGTATGCAGCTGGAGAAAGGTAAGCAGCTATACAACGACAACTGCAAGAAGTGTCATGGCGAAAATGGAGAGGGCGATGCCAAGGAGTTTTACCCGCGACTTCACGGCCAGCATTTTAATTACCTTTTGCGGCAAATGCAGTGGGTGAAATCAGGAAAGCGGAGAAATGCTGACAAAAAAATGATGGAGCAATATCAGAGATTTAGCCAAAATGATTTGTCAATTATTGCTGACTACACTTCACGATTAAAACCGGATAAATCGTTGGTTGCAGACCACCCGGACTGGAGAAACCCTGATTTCAGGTCAAATTTTAGGTCGGCCCCAAGGAGACGATATTAAAAATCACGGGAGTGAAAGCTATTTATTGATTAGTACCGATACAACACGAATTAAAGAACAGGCCGGTAGACATTTTTCATTTTTGACTAATTACCGGCTACGATCTGCATTGATATGCGTGTAATGAAATATATGGGGCACTAACATGCTTGGTCATACAAAACTTTTGGCAGTATTTGTTTTGAATCTATACATATGCTCAACAGCATGGGCGAACGGCTCACTTGAGCAACAGCTTCGTGATATTGCAGCAGGTGGTAGTGTTGAGCAGCTTGATGCATTGATTGCCAAAGGTGCAAATATTGATGCTCCGGGGAAATTTGGAAAACGGCCGCTAATGATTGCCTCAGAATCTGGAAGCACGGATATAGTTGCCAGCCTGCTGTCACATGGTGTGGAGGTCAATGCCAGAACCAAATTGGGTGAGACAGCACTGATAATGGCTGTTGAAAACAACCACCCTCAAATAGCCGCTTTACTTATCGAGTTGGGAGCCAATGTTCACGATCGAACAAGAAAAGGGCTTGATTCATTGATGATTGCTGCAAAAAATGGGAATGACATCATCGTCGCCCAGTTGTTGGCCTTTGGTGCCGATGTTCGATCATCTGACCGTAGCGGCAACTCAGCTCTGATGCATGCCGTTATGCTGGGACATACAGCGGTGGTAAAAACCCTGTTCAGGTATGGCAACATGGTTAGCCCAGGCTTACCTAATAATGCAGGTCTGACGCCATTGATGGTGGCAATCAATAGGGATCGGGAGGAGAGTGTCGACGTACTGTTGCCAAAAACAAGGAATCTCAATTTTCAGGATAACTTCGGTGCCGGTACTATTCACTACGCAGCCGAAAAAAATAATCTTAAAGTGATTAACTATCTTGTTGAGAACAGAGCTGATATCAATTTGCAGGATGCAGAGCAGTCTACGCCCCTTATGTATGCGGTAAGGGCCGGCAGTATCGAAGCTGTCAAATATCTACTGGCGAATGGCGCGGATAAAACGATTAAAAACGATGCAGGTCAAACAGCTCAGCAACTTTCGATTGAAACAAAAAAGCAAACAATTATCGATCTTTTTAAATAAGGGTCTAGTGGGTCTGCTCTTAGGTGTGGTATCGGTCTAAACATGGATAAGCGAGTCTTCGATTTCGTGATGCAAAACGGGACATCCAAGTCCCCCTTTTGAACTCAATCTTCGACAGCCTATTATTGCCCCGGCCGTCCCGGTCTCCAGCACTACGCAATAACATCGCAAGCTCGTTACTGCTTCGTCGCTGGCTCCCGAGATGACTTGACGTCGCGTTCGTATGCGATCTTTGGATTCCCTCTGGCGCTATGCGCACGCCGGGCATCCAGTATCGCCTCGCGACTACCGGGGACTAACCGCCTCGGCTTTCAGCCTTCCTTGGCGGTCAGCGAATGTTGGCACTGTATCCCTGGGTTTCGCAGGCTCAACCCAAGCTACCAATTTAGGTCATGGATAAATCTGTACGGTGGCCTAAGCGCATCTTTATACCCGTATCCTGACTTTCAGTCCCTATTTTCAGCTCACCAGCTTTAGCTGGTGAGTTGTTGCGTGTTCTCCCTTCTCGAAGCCTCGAATCAGTGGCGTCGGTTCACTTAGATTCATTAGATTACACCCTTTCTTCTAGCCCGCTATTTATCGTCATCGGCGCACCGCCACAGTTCTGCCTCTTTCTGCCACCACTTTGCCCTATTGTCGCAAGGGGTATGCCACCCCGCTCCGCTTTAATTCCTTTACATACAACGAGCACCCGGCGCCGGCAGGTAAGCCTTTTTCACCATGGAGGGTGCGCTGGTCCAATGATGATAAGGAGAAGAGATGAAAAAATTACTGGCAGTTTCCGCATTGGCGGGTTTGGTTCTGGTCTCCCCGGTAGGGGCAGTGGAGAACGGGTCTGACTCTTTGAAAGAGGTGGAACAACAGGAGTTGCAGGGGATGGGTGCAGGTGCCTTGGCGGGTGGCGTGATTGCTGGTCCTGCCGGGATTGTGATCGGTGCTATCGGTGGAGCTCTGGTGGGTCGTAGTAATGGGCTTGAGGAGGAGCTTGGTAAGGCACAGCAGAAGCTGGCGCAATTGGAGATGGAGTTGAGTCTTGGTGAACGGCGTCACCAGGAGTTGAAGATGCGGCTGGAGGATAACGAATCACAGCTGGGCGGACTCGATAAGGCGCTGAGCAAGAGTCGACAACAGCACTCAGACCAGCTCAATGCAATCACCGAAGGTTTTGTTCTGGCAATACATTTCCGCACAGGTAGCGCAGAACTAGAAGCGGGATATGGCGAACAGCTTGGCCGCCTCGCCACGGCGCTCAGGCATCTACCTGAATTGGATGCCCATATCGACGGCTATGCCGATATGCGTGGGCAGGGTGATCTCAACCTCTCACTCTCAAAGCAACGGGTCGAGGTGGTGAAACGGCGGTTGTTGGCTCATGGGCTTGGCTCTGGTCACCTGATCGAGCGTACCTATGGTGAGAGCAAGGCCAGGTATGCGGTAGAAGATCTGGAGGGTCTTGGTCTCGATCGCCGGGTAGTGATTCACTTCTGTCGGCGGAGTGGGACATGAGCAAAATCATCCAACCGTTGAGTGAGACGTTTCTTTACGGGTCACCTGAGCGAGTAAGTCGTTCAAGCTACCGTTTGGTAGCGGCGTGGAAGAGTTCACAGGGAAAAAAGAGAGATAGGAGGGCTTACTATGTCCCAAGCAAGAAGCGTTGATACTTTAATGAAAGATATGCTGATAACTCTCGTTGCATCTATCTCTGTTGGACTGCTGGTAGCGCTGTTTTCAGCTTTTGTCATGCTGGTGATCAGTTTGCCGGTTCAGGCGGGGGTGAGTGAGCCGTTGAGTGTTACACAGCCCATCGCTATAGATGAGGTACAGCGCGGCAGTCTGCTATTGAAACTTGCGAGCGGTGGAGTGAGCATCGATGCACCCCAGCTGAGTACTGATGTGGTGATGAATATCAGTGGTATGTCGGCTCGCGTTAAAGTGAAGCAGCGCTTTCGCAATCCCGGTTCCGGTTGGGTGGAAGGGGTGTACGTTTTTCCACTACCGGAAAATGCGGCGGTTGATCGGATGAGGTTGCGTATCGGTGAACGGCTTATCGAAGGAGAAATCCAGGAGAGAATGAAAGCTGAGAAGATCTATCGGCAGGCCAAGCTGGCGGGTAAAAAGGCGAGTCTGCTGAGTCAGGAAAGGCCCAATATTTTTACCACGGCGGTAGCCAATATCGCGGCAGGTGAAGAGGTGACAGTTGAAATCGAGTACCAGCAGACATTGCGTTATGATCAGGGACGATTTTCCATTCGCTACCCATTAGTGGTGGCACCACGCTATATTCCCGGCATCCCAGTGGGGAAGTCAGCGGTTGAAGGTTTTAGCGACAGTGGCTGGGCGGACAATACGGATCAGGTGACTGATGCTTCTCGTATTACACCATCGGTTGCTGATCCGTCTGAAGGCAAAATCAATCCGCTAACCATTCAAGTCAACTTGGCGGCAGGTTTGCCGTTGGCTCGTCTCGAGAGTACCTACCACAGCATAGAAACAGTGCGGGATAGTGGAGAGATCCATCGCATCAAGTTGAAGGAAGGTACTGTTCCGGCAGATCGTGATTTTGAACTGACCTGGGTGCCGCAATCTGGAAGAGCGCCATCGGCGGCACTGTTTACAGAGGAGTGGCGGCAGCAACAGTACGCTCTTTTGATGTTAATGCCGCCGCTAAAAAGTGATCTGTCGGCAGTGCGCCCGGACCGGGAAGTGATCTTTGTTATCGATACTTCCGGCTCTATGCACGGAGACTCCATAGCTCAGGCAAAAGGGGCGCTGAAACTTGCGCTGCAGCGACTGACAGTGACGGATCGCTTCAATATCATCAGCTTCAACCACCAGACACATGCGCTATTTGGCCAGGCTGTAGCAGCAAAAGATGGAAATCTGCACCATGCCATACGTTATGTTGATGGACTTGAAGCCGATGGCGGTACTGAGATGCTGCCGGCCCTGGAGCAAGCTCTCGCCGGCAAGCCCTCAGAAAACACTCTGCGTCAGGTAGTGTTCCTCACCGATGGCAGTGTCGGTAACGAAGAAGCGCTATTTTCTGTGATTCAGCGGCGTCTGGGAGAGAGTCGCCTTTTTACCATTGGTATAGGGTCAGCACCCAACAGCCACTTTATGATACGTGCTGCCGAGTTCGGTCGTGGTGCCTTCACCTATATAGGCAAGGTGGGAGAGGTGAAAGAGAAGATGAGTGCTCTCTTTGCCAAACTTGAATCACCGGTACTGACCGATATCAACCTATCTTGGTCGGATACCTCGATCGAGATATGGCCACAACGTATTCCCGATCTCTACCTGGGGGAGCCGGTGGTAGTGGCGGTCAGACTCGATGGTGAGGTTAAGAGCGTGGAGGTCAGCGGTAGATTCGGCGGAAAACCCTGGCATCAGCGGATTGCCATGGATGGTGGTGGAAAGAGCGGTGGCATCCATCTGCTATGGGCGCGTAGCAAGATTGCCGATCTGATGGCACAACGTAGTCGCGGCAGAGAGGAGTCGGAGGTACGCGACGCTGTACTCGATGTCGCGCTGGAACATCAGCTGGTGAGCCGATACACCAGCCTAGTAGCAGTGGAGAGGAGACCCGTGCGGCCACAGAGTGAGGATTGGTCGGAAAAAGAGGTGCCTACCAACCTTCCCCAAGGATGGAGTGCCGGAAAGGTATTTGGTCAACTCCCTCAGACCGCTACACCGGCGGCACTGAAACAGTTACTCGGTCTATTGTTGCTGCTGATGGCAGGTGGAATTTGGTGGCTCACAGTGACAGCCAAGCACCGGAGGTTGGCAGCATGAAACCACTGCGGTCACTGCTGGTGGGTGCATTCCTCGTTGCCGGCTCCTGGCTATTGGCTGATGGAATCTATATTGAGGCCAAGGCGTGGCTTGCCCAACTGCTGTTACAGGATGCCTGGTTAGAGACCCGCTCAGGGGCTGAGCGGGTACGTCCCTGGCCTTGGGCCGACACCTGGCCGGTGGCGCGGCTTCAGGTTGAGCGGTTGGGTGTGGATCAGGTGGTGCTGTCAGGCGCAAGTGGACGTACATTGGCTTTTGCCCCAGGACATATTGATGGAACCGCCACACCGGGCCGTGGCGGCAACAGCGTCATCAGCGGCCATCGTGATACCCACTTTCACTTCCTACGGTCAC from Candidatus Sedimenticola sp. (ex Thyasira tokunagai) carries:
- a CDS encoding OmpA family protein, coding for MKKLLAVSALAGLVLVSPVGAVENGSDSLKEVEQQELQGMGAGALAGGVIAGPAGIVIGAIGGALVGRSNGLEEELGKAQQKLAQLEMELSLGERRHQELKMRLEDNESQLGGLDKALSKSRQQHSDQLNAITEGFVLAIHFRTGSAELEAGYGEQLGRLATALRHLPELDAHIDGYADMRGQGDLNLSLSKQRVEVVKRRLLAHGLGSGHLIERTYGESKARYAVEDLEGLGLDRRVVIHFCRRSGT
- a CDS encoding class GN sortase; translated protein: MKPLRSLLVGAFLVAGSWLLADGIYIEAKAWLAQLLLQDAWLETRSGAERVRPWPWADTWPVARLQVERLGVDQVVLSGASGRTLAFAPGHIDGTATPGRGGNSVISGHRDTHFHFLRSLRRGDIIDLTLPDGRGLRYAVIRHSIHDERDTWLLDQSLSRLTLITCFPFDALVPGGEKRYVVIAKPVLI
- a CDS encoding marine proteobacterial sortase target protein, which translates into the protein MSQARSVDTLMKDMLITLVASISVGLLVALFSAFVMLVISLPVQAGVSEPLSVTQPIAIDEVQRGSLLLKLASGGVSIDAPQLSTDVVMNISGMSARVKVKQRFRNPGSGWVEGVYVFPLPENAAVDRMRLRIGERLIEGEIQERMKAEKIYRQAKLAGKKASLLSQERPNIFTTAVANIAAGEEVTVEIEYQQTLRYDQGRFSIRYPLVVAPRYIPGIPVGKSAVEGFSDSGWADNTDQVTDASRITPSVADPSEGKINPLTIQVNLAAGLPLARLESTYHSIETVRDSGEIHRIKLKEGTVPADRDFELTWVPQSGRAPSAALFTEEWRQQQYALLMLMPPLKSDLSAVRPDREVIFVIDTSGSMHGDSIAQAKGALKLALQRLTVTDRFNIISFNHQTHALFGQAVAAKDGNLHHAIRYVDGLEADGGTEMLPALEQALAGKPSENTLRQVVFLTDGSVGNEEALFSVIQRRLGESRLFTIGIGSAPNSHFMIRAAEFGRGAFTYIGKVGEVKEKMSALFAKLESPVLTDINLSWSDTSIEIWPQRIPDLYLGEPVVVAVRLDGEVKSVEVSGRFGGKPWHQRIAMDGGGKSGGIHLLWARSKIADLMAQRSRGREESEVRDAVLDVALEHQLVSRYTSLVAVERRPVRPQSEDWSEKEVPTNLPQGWSAGKVFGQLPQTATPAALKQLLGLLLLLMAGGIWWLTVTAKHRRLAA
- a CDS encoding BatD family protein, with amino-acid sequence MRRGQFLLFVGLLLILLTMALSTAQAAVDASLDRQVIREGETVQLTLEVEGQSNSQPDTSPLERDFDLLGTSSSSQLSIVNGRADARTRWAITLSPKRMGELEIPPLPIGSQQSPALKLKVEKASAPALGDHADIFIESEALSTNPYVQAQLLLRVRLFHGVDINEGSLSDPSAEQVLVQRIGKDRRFTTYRGGRKYQVFERLYALFPQSSGQMEIAAPVFDGQVPDRRRQRSRSGRIFGNDPFGDLFPTTKKVRVRGKSLAIEVRPQPEAASGKYWLPATAVEMSESWSDEGDEIRVGDPLTRTLSLTVRGLTAAQLPDLTEILPAGVNSYPDKAELTTETEGDKGVIGRRQQKIAYIPTRPGSLELPGVVVEWWDVENDRLERRVLPARRLQVVPATDTPIAAEPPADESVTSGSLPLSVSSSSPAGLSTVVSGAAPGYWPWIAALFALAWLITLLLWWRSGSSDDQSIESDSLPAVDSAAARKRFRTACGRNDPGGARAALIAWGRAEWSKALPSGLGDVAERFEDVEVRELILQLDRHLYGGDGSWDGTRLLSAVKKLPPAKPHVVDDSSRLPPLYPKKSHL
- a CDS encoding c-type cytochrome, which codes for MYRLTITFSLCLIFSAACNADAEVKQKRVDEAAEQAINAVPDLENGRRLYRNCAVCHTPEGWGSPSGHYPQIAGQHRSVIVKQLADIHKGNRDNPTMMPFTTPLFRKGTQALADISAYIEQLPMVPNNSIGNGMQLEKGKQLYNDNCKKCHGENGEGDAKEFYPRLHGQHFNYLLRQMQWVKSGKRRNADKKMMEQYQRFSQNDLSIIADYTSRLKPDKSLVADHPDWRNPDFRSNFRSAPRRRY
- a CDS encoding cytochrome C gives rise to the protein MRRIIKAMTVMLIIMFALGIGTVHANIDKASVTAEKTSVKKIPNKKCNKCHADDDEDEQVWEYDDGTTKFIYVDPELFEHSVHGKENCNGCHTNVSLRKGEHDEKIPVVVSCVRCHQETAEEEKDSQDPKHKRLDTVLEQVESYMHSVHARPSLDDQSKTNATCYDCHDAPHNIGTLGSKQRAEHRLRNPEVCGKCHEEQKNAYMTSIHGKEVMDKKNGEAAVCSDCHSTHNIESTEEDSMKLAITQNCGGCHEDSLNTYMSSYHGQVNRLGYTHTAKCYDCHGGHELKKIDDPTSTVHLDNRLETCQKCHEDAPQGFLGFHAHGNADDFDRYPGIWITTKFMQALIVVVFLFFWTHVMFWFYREYQDRKQGKGYTPPVGVEETVYVRRFTVAWRIIHLLFALSTMTLVLTGSTLLFSHTDWAPVVINLLGGPQIEAIIHRTAATIWLSVFAAHVLIAGYNVFVVNRKSFRWFGPTSLIPNWQDWDDLKAMFRWFIGKAERPSFDRWSYWQKFDYWAPFWGAAVIGFSGLMLFFPTKTAIVLPGFVFNIATIIHAEEALLATIFLFTVHFFNAHFRPDKFPMSTTIFTGAVPLEEFKHEHKLEYERLEKSGELEKYLVSKPSKRMRSGSNILAVILIIFGITLLTLVSIGFLSS
- a CDS encoding ankyrin repeat domain-containing protein, which codes for MLGHTKLLAVFVLNLYICSTAWANGSLEQQLRDIAAGGSVEQLDALIAKGANIDAPGKFGKRPLMIASESGSTDIVASLLSHGVEVNARTKLGETALIMAVENNHPQIAALLIELGANVHDRTRKGLDSLMIAAKNGNDIIVAQLLAFGADVRSSDRSGNSALMHAVMLGHTAVVKTLFRYGNMVSPGLPNNAGLTPLMVAINRDREESVDVLLPKTRNLNFQDNFGAGTIHYAAEKNNLKVINYLVENRADINLQDAEQSTPLMYAVRAGSIEAVKYLLANGADKTIKNDAGQTAQQLSIETKKQTIIDLFK